A section of the Thunnus albacares chromosome 6, fThuAlb1.1, whole genome shotgun sequence genome encodes:
- the mab21l1 gene encoding putative nucleotidyltransferase MAB21L1: protein MIAAQAKLVYHLNKYYNEKCQSRKAAISKTIREVCKVVSDVLKEVEVQEPRFISSLSEMDNRFEGLEVISPTEFEVVLYLNQMGVFNFVDDGSLPGCAVLKLSDGRKRSMSLWVEFITASGYLSARKIRSRFQTLVAQAVDKCSYRDVVKMVADTSEVKLRIRDRYVVQITPAFKCTGIWPRSAAHWPLPHIPWPGPNRVAEVKAEGFNLLSKECYSLNGKQSSAESDAWVLQFAEAENRLLLGGCRKKCLSVLKALRDRHLELPGQPLNNYHMKTLVSYECEKHPRESDWDENCLGDRLNGILLQLISCLQCRRCPHYFLPNLDLFQGKPHSALENAAKQTWRLAREILTNPKSLEKL from the coding sequence ATGATAGCCGCCCAGGCAAAGTTGGTGTATCACCTCAACAAATACTACAACGAGAAATGTCAGTCTCGAAAAGCAGCCATCTCCAAGACCATCCGAGAGGTGTGCAAGGTGGTATCGGATGTCCTGAAGGAGGTCGAGGTGCAGGAGCCCCGCTTCATCAGCTCTCTCAGCGAGATGGATAATCGTTTCGAGGGATTGGAGGTCATTTCACCCACCGAGTTTGAGGTTGTACTCTATCTGAATCAGATGGGAGTATTCAACTTTGTGGATGATGGGTCTCTCCCGGGCTGCGCCGTGCTCAAGCTCAGCGACGGCCGAAAGAGAAGCATGTCTCTCTGGGTTGAATTCATCACAGCCTCCGGTTACCTCTCGGCGCGCAAAATCCGGTCGAGATTTCAGACACTGGTGGCGCAGGCAGTGGACAAATGCAGCTACAGAGATGTTGTCAAAATGGTCGCTGACACAAGTGAGGTGAAGTTGCGCATTAGAGACAGATATGTGGTGCAAATCACGCCGGCGTTCAAGTGCACTGGGATCTGGCCGCGAAGCGCTGCGCACTGGCCTCTCCCTCACATCCCCTGGCCGGGACCTAACAGAGTGGCAGAAGTCAAAGCGGAAGGTTTCAATCTTTTATCCAAAGAGTGCTACTCGCTGAACGGCAAGCAGAGCTCGGCAGAGAGCGACGCCTGGGTCTTGCAGTTCGCCGAGGCCGAGAACCGGCTCCTCCTGGGTGGATGCAGGAAGAAATGCTTGTCAGTCCTCAAAGCGTTACGCGACCGTCACCTCGAACTGCCGGGGCAACCTCTGAACAACTACCACATGAAAACTTTGGTTTCCTACGAGTGTGAGAAGCATCCCAGGGAGTCAGACTGGGATGAGAACTGTCTCGGCGACCGCCTGAACGGGATACTATTGCAGCTTATTTCATGTTTGCAGTGCAGAAGGTGCCCGCATTATTTCCTGCCCAATTTAGACCTGTTTCAAGGAAAACCTCACTCTGCTCTAGAGAACGCAGCCAAACAGACTTGGCGACTGGCAAGAGAAATACTGACCAACCCCAAAAGCTTGGAGAAActctga